One genomic segment of Paenibacillus sp. FSL H8-0332 includes these proteins:
- a CDS encoding response regulator transcription factor, whose translation MTKVLIIEDDSAIAAIERDYLEINDFTVEVAEDGITGLELALSGQFQLILLDLMLPGEDGFSVCRKLRSQLDIPILMVTAKQEDIDKIRGLGLGADDYIVKPFSPGELVARVKSNLAQYARLKGMSGSSAESSRIESGPFIIHTLSHRAYLHGRELELKKKEFDLLHFLIVNADIVFSRDSLYERIWGFDAMGDNATVAVHINRLREKIEQDPGNPRYIQTVWGAGYRFQV comes from the coding sequence ATGACCAAAGTATTAATCATTGAAGATGATAGTGCAATTGCAGCGATCGAGCGGGATTATCTGGAAATTAATGATTTCACGGTAGAGGTTGCCGAGGATGGAATCACCGGGCTTGAACTGGCGCTCTCGGGACAATTCCAGCTTATTCTGCTCGATCTGATGCTGCCTGGGGAAGACGGTTTCTCGGTGTGCCGCAAGCTGCGGAGCCAGCTCGACATTCCTATCCTTATGGTCACGGCCAAGCAGGAGGACATCGACAAGATCCGGGGCCTGGGGCTTGGGGCCGATGATTATATTGTCAAGCCTTTTTCACCAGGTGAACTAGTGGCCCGGGTCAAATCCAATCTGGCTCAGTATGCTCGTCTTAAGGGCATGAGCGGTAGCAGCGCAGAGAGCAGCCGGATCGAGAGCGGTCCGTTCATCATCCATACCTTATCTCACAGAGCCTATCTGCACGGCCGGGAGCTGGAGCTGAAGAAGAAGGAATTCGACCTGCTGCACTTCCTGATTGTCAATGCGGATATCGTCTTCAGCCGGGATTCCCTGTATGAACGGATCTGGGGCTTCGATGCCATGGGCGATAACGCTACCGTAGCTGTCCATATCAACAGGCTGCGGGAGAAGATCGAGCAGGACCCCGGCAACCCGCGATATATCCAGACTGTGTGGGGAGCGGGGTACCGGTTTCAGGTGTAA
- a CDS encoding HAMP domain-containing sensor histidine kinase encodes MTIKRRLFISNILMIVIPVCISLFIAFVSVSLLFKVSKHDKQSPFYTGYDDLIQLSAGLLKNGEKQEQDELRRQIEEILKPEDMSLAVYDSATRLISFNFKETPETEQLLRTVSAMDGQGFASTSNKEVYAEQIRVKGSTYTVSIIGRASDYTDGRVTPAMVTFLILITLGIISAVFITNQFLTRFVFKRIKQPLDTLADGVHQIRDGNLDVRIHYENKDEFAPVCEDFNDMAIRLKESQRMIQKQDESRRELLAGISHDLRSPLTSVRAYSEGLLDGVATTPESQKKYIHMIKTKAEDIDRMVGKIFLFSKMDLGDYPYEPEVLEVDQELLSLIKVTAEEYREKGLDVVIASLAADVYIYADPAQLSSIVFNILENSWKYKLKERVQVSIRTEVQGSDVFIYLEDDGPGVPENALDKLFDVFYRSDPSRNNPTKGSGLGLAITAKAVSRMGGSIQAQPSPAGGLCIIITLPVLVKGALL; translated from the coding sequence ATGACCATTAAGCGGCGCTTATTTATCTCAAATATCCTGATGATTGTAATCCCCGTATGTATTTCCTTGTTCATTGCTTTTGTTAGCGTGTCCCTCCTGTTCAAGGTATCGAAGCATGATAAGCAGAGCCCGTTCTATACCGGATACGACGATCTGATTCAGTTGTCTGCCGGGCTGTTGAAGAACGGGGAGAAGCAGGAACAGGATGAGCTCCGCCGCCAGATCGAAGAAATATTGAAGCCGGAGGACATGAGTCTGGCCGTTTACGATTCCGCGACAAGGCTGATCAGCTTCAATTTTAAGGAGACCCCGGAGACAGAGCAGCTGCTGCGGACCGTCAGCGCCATGGATGGACAAGGGTTCGCTTCTACCTCGAACAAGGAGGTCTATGCTGAACAGATCCGGGTTAAGGGCAGCACTTATACTGTCAGCATTATCGGCAGGGCCTCGGACTATACAGACGGACGAGTCACTCCGGCGATGGTTACCTTCCTGATTCTGATCACGCTGGGGATCATCTCTGCGGTATTTATAACGAATCAATTTCTTACCCGGTTTGTGTTCAAGCGGATTAAGCAGCCGCTGGATACCCTGGCAGACGGGGTGCATCAGATCCGGGACGGCAATCTGGATGTCAGAATTCACTACGAGAACAAGGATGAATTCGCTCCCGTATGCGAAGATTTCAATGACATGGCCATACGCCTGAAAGAGTCACAGCGGATGATTCAGAAGCAGGACGAGAGCCGCAGGGAACTGCTTGCCGGTATATCGCATGATCTCCGCTCCCCGCTGACCTCGGTCCGGGCGTATTCAGAAGGGCTTCTTGATGGGGTGGCTACAACCCCTGAATCCCAGAAGAAATATATACATATGATCAAGACCAAGGCGGAGGATATTGACCGGATGGTCGGTAAAATCTTTCTTTTCTCCAAAATGGATCTGGGCGATTATCCCTATGAACCAGAGGTGCTGGAGGTCGATCAGGAGCTCCTCTCCTTAATCAAGGTCACTGCTGAAGAATACAGGGAGAAGGGCCTGGACGTAGTCATTGCCTCACTGGCTGCGGATGTGTATATTTACGCCGATCCGGCACAGCTCAGCAGCATCGTCTTCAACATTCTGGAGAATAGCTGGAAATACAAGCTCAAGGAGCGTGTCCAGGTATCCATCCGTACCGAAGTACAAGGAAGCGATGTGTTCATCTATCTGGAGGATGACGGACCCGGTGTACCGGAGAACGCGCTGGATAAACTGTTTGATGTGTTCTACCGCAGCGATCCTTCGCGCAATAACCCGACTAAGGGCAGCGGCTTGGGGCTGGCAATCACAGCCAAAGCCGTCAGCCGGATGGGCGGAAGTATTCAGGCGCAGCCCTCCCCCGCAGGGGGCCTGTGCATCATCATCACACTGCCAGTGCTGGTTAAAGGGGCCTTGCTATGA
- a CDS encoding TetR/AcrR family transcriptional regulator C-terminal domain-containing protein, with amino-acid sequence MSEEDIRITKSREAIVKAMETLLEQKPFRKITVNDLCRTAVVGRTTFYAHFEDKYKLISYILQQEQQGLETILLSDSPPEELILEVLLDIRGNKKLYHNLFVAEASDELEKLLQDTFTSFFTNILTVCQAEGVQLASSSLPPLLAFYSSGVVGMIMWWMETDFSMPPEEVTSCLSNLFGFLWK; translated from the coding sequence GTGTCTGAAGAGGATATCCGCATCACCAAGAGCAGGGAAGCGATTGTTAAGGCGATGGAGACTTTACTTGAACAGAAGCCTTTCCGCAAAATCACCGTAAATGATCTATGCCGGACAGCCGTCGTAGGTCGCACCACATTCTATGCCCATTTTGAGGATAAATATAAGCTCATCTCCTATATTCTGCAGCAGGAGCAGCAGGGACTGGAAACCATCCTCCTGAGTGACTCGCCCCCGGAGGAGCTGATTCTGGAGGTCCTGCTGGATATTCGCGGCAACAAGAAGCTGTATCATAATCTCTTCGTCGCCGAAGCCTCAGATGAGTTAGAGAAGCTGCTCCAGGATACGTTCACCAGTTTTTTTACCAATATACTCACAGTCTGCCAGGCAGAAGGTGTGCAACTCGCCAGTAGTTCACTGCCGCCTCTGCTCGCTTTTTATTCTTCCGGCGTGGTCGGCATGATCATGTGGTGGATGGAGACCGATTTCTCCATGCCGCCGGAGGAAGTCACCTCATGTCTGTCCAATCTGTTCGGCTTCCTATGGAAATAG
- a CDS encoding DinB family protein, translating into MSSVELTEYLNTHGQLVQALEGLSDEQLKWKAEPSSWSVTEVLAHLADHSIVVSFRIRDILADTKVQLPAFQQDAWVSGQHSNQGKAADILELFRSLLHYNSLVLGRLSDAEWEKSGINPKGESVRIADIVRGFTAHVQNHLAQIERIKRGAEAGVTTQQAAL; encoded by the coding sequence ATGAGCAGTGTGGAGCTAACGGAGTACTTGAATACGCACGGGCAATTAGTGCAGGCGCTGGAAGGCTTATCCGATGAGCAGCTGAAGTGGAAGGCGGAGCCGTCAAGCTGGAGCGTAACCGAGGTGCTGGCGCACCTGGCGGATCACAGCATCGTGGTATCCTTCCGCATCCGTGACATTCTGGCGGATACGAAGGTTCAGCTCCCGGCGTTCCAGCAGGATGCGTGGGTCAGCGGACAGCATAGTAATCAGGGGAAGGCTGCAGACATCCTGGAGCTGTTCCGCAGCCTGCTGCATTACAACAGTCTCGTGCTTGGAAGGTTGAGCGATGCAGAATGGGAGAAAAGCGGGATCAACCCTAAGGGGGAGAGTGTGCGGATTGCCGATATCGTCCGCGGCTTCACCGCCCATGTGCAGAACCATCTGGCTCAGATTGAACGGATCAAGCGCGGAGCCGAGGCCGGTGTAACTACGCAGCAAGCAGCACTATGA
- a CDS encoding PspC domain-containing protein — MTKKLTRSVTDKKLTGLCGGLARYFKVDATLVRLIVAIATIFSFGTVVFLYIIGSLIVPQESYGGFDDGFNY; from the coding sequence ATGACAAAAAAATTAACCCGCTCCGTAACAGACAAGAAGCTCACAGGTTTATGCGGAGGACTGGCCCGCTATTTCAAAGTTGATGCAACCCTTGTAAGATTGATTGTTGCTATCGCTACGATATTCAGCTTCGGCACTGTAGTCTTTCTGTATATTATCGGTAGCCTAATTGTTCCCCAGGAATCCTACGGCGGCTTCGATGATGGCTTCAACTACTAA
- a CDS encoding ABC transporter permease — protein MILAQSIRMAVMSIVGNKVRSFLTMLGIVIGVSSVILLVSVGQGVTGQITSQFSDLGTNQLTVMITGRGAVTSLTAEEVAAFSRVPGVDQVSPTISSNVTAKYRNVHTNVSLEGITPSYEKVQNFHVQSGRFLLDIDNEYRQKAALIGTETAKKLFGADNPVGREIQLNGSSFQIVGLLQAKGTSLSGSNDKKILIPLSTSERLLQSKGIQTFTVTALSDKDVASVKTAIGQILDRKFLRAKDAYSVFDSKQMLDTLKKTSGTLSLALAGIAGISLFVGGIGIMNIMIISVNERTREIGIRKAIGAKKIDILLQFIIESMVLSTLGGILGIGAGLGLTWLVGQLTALQVGYAWNMVNISFLFSLFIGVFFGILPASKAARLRPIQALRTD, from the coding sequence ATGATTCTTGCGCAGAGTATCCGAATGGCGGTAATGAGCATCGTCGGCAATAAGGTCCGTTCCTTCCTCACCATGCTGGGCATTGTCATCGGAGTATCCTCGGTCATCCTGCTGGTCTCGGTGGGGCAGGGAGTTACGGGTCAGATCACCAGTCAGTTCAGTGACCTGGGCACGAATCAGCTGACCGTCATGATTACAGGACGGGGGGCAGTCACTTCCCTCACGGCTGAGGAGGTTGCCGCATTCAGCCGGGTTCCCGGTGTAGATCAGGTATCGCCAACGATCAGCAGCAATGTAACCGCCAAATATCGTAACGTTCATACTAATGTCTCGCTTGAAGGCATCACCCCAAGCTATGAGAAGGTACAGAACTTTCATGTGCAGTCCGGCCGCTTCCTGCTCGATATCGACAATGAATACCGGCAGAAGGCTGCCCTGATCGGAACCGAGACGGCGAAGAAGCTGTTTGGCGCCGACAACCCGGTGGGCCGTGAAATTCAGCTGAACGGTAGCTCCTTCCAGATTGTAGGCTTGCTCCAGGCGAAGGGAACCTCACTCAGCGGATCAAACGATAAGAAGATTCTCATCCCCTTATCCACCTCCGAGCGGCTGCTTCAGAGCAAGGGAATTCAGACTTTTACCGTCACTGCCTTGAGCGACAAGGATGTAGCGTCTGTGAAGACAGCTATCGGACAGATTCTGGACCGCAAGTTCCTCCGTGCCAAGGATGCCTACAGTGTGTTCGATTCCAAACAGATGCTGGATACGCTGAAGAAAACCTCCGGTACCCTGTCCCTTGCCCTCGCTGGAATCGCCGGAATCTCGCTCTTCGTTGGCGGAATCGGCATTATGAACATTATGATTATTTCGGTGAACGAACGCACCCGGGAGATCGGCATACGCAAAGCCATTGGCGCCAAAAAAATAGATATTCTGCTGCAATTCATCATTGAGTCGATGGTGCTCAGCACGCTGGGCGGAATCCTCGGAATCGGCGCGGGCTTAGGACTAACCTGGCTGGTCGGCCAGTTGACCGCCCTTCAGGTTGGCTATGCCTGGAACATGGTGAACATTTCATTCCTCTTCTCGCTCTTTATCGGTGTGTTCTTCGGCATCCTGCCCGCCAGCAAAGCCGCGAGACTCCGGCCGATTCAAGCTCTGCGTACCGATTAG
- a CDS encoding GNAT family N-acetyltransferase, which translates to MITYRRPRPEELSAVARLNALSFADYPLCREIRSEFRTGERFVEFLTEVFKVYIGAYYKKSIVFVGEENQQIKSCAIIERPYSKGIGIWDYLHAGALGLFRTVSIPKVLRFLKTLNEGHEPSKALKKQSWFLESLAVDHSSRGQQLGSRMLRDCVIPYIQEQTKGKPPESFVTFTNSEINRRFYTKNGFTEFDYTSIKRKGITIGNWSFKMSVVTG; encoded by the coding sequence ATGATCACGTACAGAAGACCAAGACCCGAAGAATTGTCCGCAGTAGCCCGCCTCAATGCCCTGTCTTTTGCAGATTATCCGTTATGCCGTGAGATCCGCAGCGAATTCAGAACCGGGGAGAGGTTTGTAGAGTTCCTGACCGAGGTTTTCAAGGTATACATTGGGGCCTATTATAAGAAGAGTATCGTCTTCGTAGGAGAAGAGAATCAGCAGATTAAAAGCTGCGCAATCATCGAACGCCCATACAGTAAGGGAATTGGGATATGGGACTATCTTCATGCCGGTGCACTCGGGTTATTCAGAACCGTCAGTATCCCAAAGGTGCTTAGATTCCTGAAGACTCTCAATGAAGGCCATGAACCCAGCAAGGCGCTCAAAAAGCAGTCCTGGTTCCTGGAATCCCTGGCTGTAGACCACTCCTCCAGAGGCCAGCAGCTCGGGAGCAGAATGCTTCGGGACTGCGTGATCCCCTATATTCAAGAGCAGACCAAAGGGAAACCGCCTGAATCATTTGTCACCTTCACGAACAGTGAAATCAACAGAAGATTCTATACCAAAAACGGATTTACAGAGTTTGACTATACCTCCATTAAACGAAAAGGAATCACCATTGGTAACTGGAGCTTCAAGATGTCGGTGGTAACGGGGTAA
- a CDS encoding efflux RND transporter periplasmic adaptor subunit, with amino-acid sequence MNVKKTLGLSAAVIVSAGIVVYSLWPDKSTQDSPPAAQTTVVTKGDISVTVKGSGTVKATNTTIVYAKDTGNVAKVLVKENEQVKKGQVLLTYEGANVASNVRIQQNTLKQSQNDLLEKQDQYKKLIMDGAALTDIDAAKLAIERTKDTITATLTELEALKKDHIPPASLTAPMDGTVTKVSGSSGGMVTKGAEVFSITDYKHLSATIKIDELDIPKIKPGMSAAIKMDALPAKAYPAKVTRIADEGTVTNGVSVFEVTLLLTDSTGARAGMSAQGVVTIEEKNQVLLLPVESVTQKDKKYYVQVQDSVPEQTPSPKGSSGTGSPATPPPVQLKPVTVGVHDESRIEIVSGLREGEQVILPTIIAVSTPAPAAPGMFDMGGDEGGFDGSDGGGAGGGPQ; translated from the coding sequence ATGAACGTCAAAAAAACCTTAGGGCTGTCTGCCGCAGTCATTGTCTCTGCTGGAATTGTTGTATATAGCTTATGGCCAGATAAGAGCACGCAGGACAGCCCTCCTGCTGCTCAGACTACTGTAGTGACCAAGGGCGATATATCTGTCACCGTCAAAGGCTCCGGCACCGTGAAGGCCACGAATACCACGATCGTCTATGCCAAGGATACGGGGAATGTTGCCAAGGTTCTCGTTAAGGAGAATGAACAAGTCAAGAAGGGTCAGGTCCTGCTGACCTATGAGGGAGCCAATGTAGCCAGCAATGTCAGAATCCAGCAGAATACGCTCAAGCAGTCGCAGAATGACCTGCTGGAGAAACAAGACCAGTACAAGAAGCTAATCATGGATGGTGCTGCCTTAACCGACATTGATGCGGCTAAGCTGGCCATCGAGAGAACCAAGGATACCATTACAGCCACATTAACCGAACTGGAAGCACTGAAGAAAGATCATATCCCTCCCGCTTCCCTGACAGCGCCGATGGATGGAACGGTTACCAAGGTCAGCGGCTCCTCAGGCGGGATGGTGACTAAAGGAGCCGAGGTCTTCTCCATAACGGACTACAAGCATCTGAGCGCTACGATTAAAATTGACGAGCTGGACATCCCCAAGATTAAGCCGGGTATGTCCGCAGCCATTAAAATGGATGCCCTGCCCGCTAAGGCCTATCCGGCCAAGGTCACGCGGATTGCGGATGAAGGAACGGTGACGAATGGTGTCTCCGTCTTTGAAGTGACCCTTCTGCTCACGGACTCCACCGGAGCCAGAGCCGGTATGTCAGCACAAGGAGTCGTTACTATTGAAGAGAAGAACCAGGTTCTGCTGCTTCCCGTCGAGTCTGTGACCCAAAAGGATAAAAAATATTATGTTCAAGTGCAGGACTCCGTGCCGGAGCAGACCCCCTCGCCCAAGGGCAGCTCCGGCACAGGAAGCCCTGCCACACCTCCGCCCGTTCAGCTGAAGCCTGTCACTGTAGGTGTACATGATGAGAGCCGGATCGAAATCGTCAGTGGTCTGCGCGAAGGGGAACAGGTCATTCTCCCGACCATTATTGCTGTCAGTACGCCTGCTCCCGCAGCCCCGGGTATGTTCGATATGGGCGGTGACGAGGGCGGCTTTGACGGCAGCGATGGCGGCGGTGCCGGAGGAGGGCCACAATGA
- a CDS encoding PspA/IM30 family protein, with product MSIFQRITTLTKAAIHEGLNKLEDPILLTGQYLRDLEDKIANAEGKQREFKAAASVLERRIYEYQVLAERSEAEAVQFMSEGNEAAARTAVMAKLRYTESGQECTAGLQETQAALASLEVQLAGVKEEHTRLKAKRAELAERARKAAEIKQAAQASASCSPAGYGGQVLNAGAAARGFERMEDKIAMQEALAEQSGLAAAAVPDAPLNSAVEAELERLRNRK from the coding sequence ATGAGCATATTCCAAAGAATCACTACACTAACCAAGGCTGCTATTCATGAAGGACTGAACAAACTGGAAGATCCGATCCTGCTAACCGGTCAATACCTGCGGGATCTGGAGGACAAGATCGCTAATGCCGAAGGCAAACAGCGTGAATTCAAAGCCGCAGCCAGCGTACTGGAGCGCCGCATCTATGAATATCAGGTGCTTGCAGAGCGCAGTGAAGCGGAAGCGGTCCAGTTCATGAGCGAGGGCAATGAAGCTGCTGCCCGCACTGCGGTTATGGCTAAGCTCCGCTACACAGAGAGCGGACAGGAATGCACCGCCGGACTTCAAGAGACGCAGGCAGCACTTGCCTCGCTGGAGGTACAGCTTGCCGGTGTTAAGGAAGAACATACGCGCCTCAAAGCCAAAAGAGCCGAGCTGGCTGAACGTGCCCGCAAAGCTGCGGAGATCAAGCAGGCTGCCCAAGCCAGCGCATCATGCTCCCCGGCCGGATACGGCGGTCAGGTGCTGAACGCAGGTGCCGCAGCCCGCGGGTTCGAACGGATGGAAGACAAAATCGCCATGCAGGAAGCACTGGCCGAGCAATCCGGACTGGCGGCCGCTGCCGTGCCTGACGCTCCGCTGAATAGCGCGGTTGAAGCCGAGCTGGAACGCCTCCGCAACCGCAAATAA
- a CDS encoding YfbR-like 5'-deoxynucleotidase has protein sequence MGIHKYFRSLNELERIIRCPGKFKFEEHSVAAHSWKVVQYAKTLADIEEKHGAVIDWKKLYEITSSHDYGEIFIGDIKTPVKHSSLQLRSLIQQVEEGMIDNFIKEHIPDEFKSIFYQQLREGKDESIEGLILEVADKMDQVYEAFAELQRGNTEKEFVVMYRNALIKIKNIDLNCVDYFLAEILPDMVNEETLSPIDIRQITEEALAL, from the coding sequence ATGGGAATTCACAAGTATTTTCGCTCGCTGAATGAGCTGGAACGCATTATCCGTTGTCCGGGCAAATTCAAATTCGAGGAGCATAGCGTAGCGGCCCATTCCTGGAAGGTCGTACAGTATGCCAAAACGCTGGCGGACATTGAAGAGAAGCACGGCGCGGTGATCGACTGGAAGAAGCTGTACGAGATTACGAGCAGCCATGATTATGGAGAGATTTTTATCGGGGATATCAAAACGCCGGTGAAGCACTCCTCGCTCCAGCTACGATCGCTCATTCAGCAGGTGGAGGAGGGCATGATCGACAACTTCATCAAGGAGCATATCCCGGACGAGTTCAAAAGCATCTTCTACCAGCAGCTGCGCGAGGGTAAGGATGAGTCGATCGAAGGCTTGATTCTGGAGGTTGCCGATAAGATGGATCAGGTGTACGAAGCTTTTGCCGAGCTGCAAAGGGGGAATACAGAGAAGGAATTTGTGGTGATGTACCGCAATGCCCTGATCAAGATCAAGAATATTGACCTGAACTGTGTGGATTACTTCCTGGCAGAGATTCTGCCGGATATGGTGAACGAGGAGACGTTGTCTCCGATTGATATCAGACAGATTACGGAAGAGGCGCTGGCTCTGTAG
- a CDS encoding CPBP family intramembrane glutamic endopeptidase, with product MLLLKLCVIAVLLSFSYRIFERILGVISKPQERYTIYYWGAAMIGGSLLWSNSYTFNAPQHVMRVLPLFLIILLVNLIISRSSGYNPAGTYNTVNFVLAFPVFEEIAFRGLILPILASHPVLGQLHSTSVIDVSGAILLTSLLFAVSHLQYYRLNRESVRFMLFAFSGGIFFGLIAQVTGSILLTIPLHIAFNGSAVLYARASASKHLQA from the coding sequence ATGCTGTTGCTGAAATTATGCGTTATCGCTGTACTGCTTTCTTTTTCATACCGGATATTCGAGAGGATACTCGGGGTTATCTCTAAACCGCAAGAACGGTACACGATTTATTATTGGGGAGCCGCCATGATCGGTGGGAGTCTTCTCTGGAGCAACAGTTATACGTTCAACGCTCCACAGCATGTGATGAGGGTGCTCCCGCTATTCCTTATTATTCTGCTTGTGAACCTGATCATCTCCAGATCCTCCGGCTATAATCCTGCGGGAACTTATAATACGGTCAACTTCGTGCTTGCCTTCCCTGTCTTTGAGGAGATCGCCTTCCGGGGACTTATCCTGCCGATACTTGCGAGCCATCCGGTACTCGGTCAGCTGCATTCAACTTCGGTCATTGATGTCAGCGGGGCGATCCTCCTTACCTCACTGCTGTTTGCGGTGTCCCATTTGCAGTATTACCGGCTGAACCGCGAGAGCGTCAGGTTTATGCTGTTTGCTTTTAGCGGAGGAATATTCTTTGGGCTGATCGCACAGGTTACCGGTTCCATCCTGCTGACGATTCCACTCCATATCGCTTTTAACGGATCAGCCGTGCTGTATGCCCGGGCCTCTGCAAGCAAGCACCTACAGGCCTGA
- a CDS encoding ABC transporter ATP-binding protein encodes MNTEPLIRIEHMVHGYMMAKEQMTVLKDISFEIHRGEFVAIIGPSGSGKSTLMNMIGCLDIPNEGSYSLDGQDVRRLSDNQLARIRNEKIGFIFQNFNLLAKLSAVQNVELPLVYRGLSQRERRTLAAAALEKVGLHERMHHRPSELSGGQQQRVAIARALAGNPPILLADEPTGALDSKTGEEVMHMIKRLNDQGHTIIVITHDLSIAEQAKRVIRIQDGHLVEDRRNDQ; translated from the coding sequence ATGAATACAGAGCCCCTGATCCGGATTGAGCATATGGTCCACGGATACATGATGGCTAAGGAACAGATGACGGTGCTGAAGGATATCTCTTTTGAGATCCATCGCGGCGAATTCGTTGCCATTATCGGCCCGTCCGGATCTGGCAAATCCACCTTGATGAACATGATCGGCTGCCTGGATATCCCGAATGAAGGGAGCTATTCTCTGGATGGACAGGATGTCCGCAGATTATCCGATAACCAGCTGGCCCGGATCCGCAATGAGAAAATAGGCTTCATCTTCCAGAACTTCAACCTGCTCGCTAAGTTATCTGCTGTCCAGAATGTCGAACTGCCCCTGGTCTACCGGGGCTTGTCACAACGGGAGCGAAGAACGCTGGCCGCTGCTGCCCTAGAGAAGGTTGGCCTGCATGAGCGGATGCACCACCGTCCGAGCGAGCTGTCCGGGGGCCAGCAGCAGCGGGTTGCCATCGCCAGAGCACTTGCCGGCAATCCTCCCATTCTACTGGCAGATGAGCCTACCGGCGCACTCGATTCCAAGACTGGAGAAGAGGTCATGCACATGATCAAAAGACTGAATGATCAGGGACATACCATTATTGTCATCACACATGACCTCAGCATTGCGGAACAAGCGAAGCGGGTCATCCGGATTCAGGATGGCCACCTGGTCGAAGATCGGAGAAATGACCAATGA
- a CDS encoding LLM class flavin-dependent oxidoreductase, whose amino-acid sequence MTTPRQLKLGALLHGVGGSTSMWRHPDAQPDASVNFELYKEWVRKAEEGKLDLIFIADGLFINEKSIPHFLNRFEPLTILSALAAVSSRIGLVGTLSTSYSEPFTVARQFGSLDVISGGRAGWNVVTSPLEGSALNYSKQEHPDHGKRYRIAAEYLEVARGLWDSWEDDAFVRNKETGVFFDPQKMHTLDHKGEFFSVKGPLNIARSKQGQPVIFQAGSSEVGKDYASSVADAIFTGHDSLESAQAFYKDVKTRVASFGRNPEEVLIFPGIAPILGATPEEAERKYQEVAGLVTIENALNYLGRFFEHHDFSQYPLDEPFPDVGDLGRNSFQSGTDKIKKDAKEQGLTLRQVALQSATPRSSFIGSPEQVADQLQAWFEGGAADGFMLAAAVPDGLEDFVDQVVPILQERGLFRTEYESDTLRGNLGLPVPENRYSKASEPAGQHL is encoded by the coding sequence ATGACTACACCGAGACAATTGAAGCTGGGAGCACTGCTGCACGGCGTGGGGGGAAGCACCTCCATGTGGCGTCATCCCGATGCGCAGCCTGATGCCAGTGTGAATTTTGAGTTATACAAGGAATGGGTACGCAAGGCGGAGGAAGGGAAGCTGGATCTGATCTTCATTGCAGATGGTCTGTTCATTAATGAGAAATCCATTCCTCATTTCCTGAACCGCTTCGAGCCGCTGACGATTCTTAGTGCGCTGGCAGCTGTCAGCAGCCGGATCGGTCTGGTCGGCACCTTGTCCACTTCCTACAGTGAGCCGTTCACAGTGGCCCGGCAATTCGGCTCGCTGGATGTCATCAGCGGCGGACGGGCCGGCTGGAATGTGGTAACCTCACCGCTTGAAGGCTCTGCGCTCAATTACAGCAAGCAGGAGCACCCGGACCATGGCAAGCGTTACCGCATCGCCGCTGAATATCTGGAGGTGGCACGCGGGCTGTGGGATTCCTGGGAGGACGATGCCTTTGTCCGCAATAAGGAGACGGGCGTCTTCTTCGATCCGCAGAAAATGCACACGCTGGATCACAAGGGAGAATTCTTCTCGGTGAAGGGTCCGCTGAATATCGCCCGCTCGAAGCAGGGGCAGCCGGTTATTTTCCAGGCAGGCTCCTCCGAGGTCGGCAAGGATTATGCTTCAAGCGTGGCGGACGCCATCTTCACGGGTCATGACTCGCTGGAATCTGCCCAGGCGTTCTATAAGGATGTGAAGACCCGGGTAGCTTCATTCGGGCGCAATCCCGAAGAAGTGCTGATCTTTCCGGGCATCGCACCGATACTGGGGGCTACCCCGGAGGAGGCAGAACGCAAATACCAGGAGGTTGCCGGGCTGGTAACGATAGAGAATGCGCTGAACTATCTGGGCCGTTTCTTCGAGCATCATGATTTCTCGCAGTATCCGCTGGATGAGCCATTCCCGGATGTCGGCGACCTGGGCCGAAACAGCTTCCAGAGCGGCACGGACAAAATCAAAAAGGATGCCAAAGAGCAGGGCCTGACCCTGCGGCAGGTTGCCCTGCAATCGGCAACGCCGCGCAGCAGCTTCATCGGGTCGCCGGAGCAGGTGGCCGATCAGCTTCAGGCTTGGTTCGAGGGCGGAGCTGCCGACGGCTTCATGCTGGCCGCCGCCGTACCGGACGGGCTGGAGGATTTCGTGGATCAGGTCGTTCCGATTCTGCAGGAGCGCGGGCTGTTCCGCACCGAATACGAAAGTGATACCCTGCGGGGGAACCTTGGACTCCCGGTACCGGAGAACCGATATTCCAAGGCTTCTGAACCGGCCGGGCAACACCTGTAA